The sequence CAGGGCGGAACACACTTTCCAGCAGCCGTTTCTTCGCCTCCCAGGTCTGGGCCTCGGGGCTGCCTTCGGGCCAGAAGCCGATGCGGTTGCCCTCGGCATCGAACAGCGCGATGCCGTCCTCCTCGAAACGCAGCTCCTTGATCCGCGCATCCTCCGGGGTGAAGTATTCGACGATGCGCCGGCTTTCGGCCTGGGGGAAATCGTCGATCAGATCCGACTTGCCGTAGCACGGGGGAAAGGCTTCCAGCAGACCCAGCAACCCCCCTTCGCGCCGTTTGGCGGCGGCCAGCACGCACAGCAGCGGCAGGGTCGCATCCCGGGTCGGCAGGGCCTTGAGCACGCCGCCTCCGAATTCGATGTCGCACCCCAACAGGAAACCGCCGTTGGCTTCCCAGGCCATGACCCGCCGGTGGCCGTCGGCCAGCAGTTCCTGCATGGCTTCGATCACGTAGGGAGAGCCGATCCGGGTGCGGCGCACGCGGATGCCGTGAGCCCCGAGCCATTCCTCCAGCACCGGGTTGGCGCTGATGGGCACCGACACCGCGTCGGCCTCGAGGAACTCGGCGACGATGGCGCCCAGCAGGTCGCCGGGGATGAAATGGAGTTCGTCCCCGTCCACCGCCACCACCAGAGGCCGGTCGCTGTCGCCGTCGGTAGAGAGGATCACGTCGATGTGACGGTCCTGCTGTCTGGCCAGGTCACCGAGCATCTGCAGGTGGGTGTTGGAGATGGCCTCGGTGTCGAGGGGGACGAAGCGGTCGCTGCGCCCGGCGCCGATGACTTCGGCGCCGGCATCCCGCAGGATCCGGGGGATCAGCTCGCGGCCCACAGCGCTGTACTCGAAGAACAGCACCCGCCAACCGGAAAGGGCCTCAGGCGCGAAGACCTCGCGGTAGCGCCGCCGGTAAACCTCGGCGGCCTCCGCATCGACCGGCGGCAGCTGCGGGCGTGCCTCGGGTTTGAGCATGCCGTCGGGACCGAAGGGGGATTCGGCGGCGGGGCGGCCGTATTCCTGTTCCCGGCAGCGCTGTACCGCCTCGACGATGCCCGGTTCGTCGCTTTTGAGCACCTCGCCGTCACAGCGGTTGGGCTTGATGCCGTTGCGGTCGGCGGGGATGTGGCTGCCGGTGACCACGAAGCTGGCCTCGCGGCGCTGCAGGGCGTAATAGGTCAGGGCAGGGGTGGGGATGCGGCCGCAATGGTCCAGCGCCAGACCGGCGTCGGCGATGCCCTTGGCCACCGCCTGCAGGATCCGCTCGGTGGAGGGGCGCAGGTCCCCGGCCAGGGGGATCGCCACCTCGCCTTCGTGACCGGGGCAGACCAGCCTGCCGCGGGTCTGGAAATAGTCCAGGGTGCCGCGGGTGAGGCAATAGACCTCCACGTCGGTCAGTTCCTCCACCTTGCCGCGCACCCCGCTGGTGCCGAAACGCAGCTGCTTGGGCTCGTGATCGAGAATGTCCCGTAATGTCGGTTTCTGGCTCATCGGACCTCCACTTTGGCAAAACGCCGTTTACCCACCTGAAAGATATGGATCTGGCCCGGCGGAATCACCTTTTTGGGATCTTCCACCCGCTCACCGTCGATCCTGACCGCCCCCTGCCGGATCATCCGCAGCGCCTCGGAGGTGCTTTTCACCAGTCCGACCTCCCGCAGCAGGTGGGCGATGCCGATGCCTTCCGGTTCCGGGGCCGTCACGATCACGGTTTCCAGATCCTC comes from Methylomarinovum caldicuralii and encodes:
- a CDS encoding phosphomannomutase; this translates as MSQKPTLRDILDHEPKQLRFGTSGVRGKVEELTDVEVYCLTRGTLDYFQTRGRLVCPGHEGEVAIPLAGDLRPSTERILQAVAKGIADAGLALDHCGRIPTPALTYYALQRREASFVVTGSHIPADRNGIKPNRCDGEVLKSDEPGIVEAVQRCREQEYGRPAAESPFGPDGMLKPEARPQLPPVDAEAAEVYRRRYREVFAPEALSGWRVLFFEYSAVGRELIPRILRDAGAEVIGAGRSDRFVPLDTEAISNTHLQMLGDLARQQDRHIDVILSTDGDSDRPLVVAVDGDELHFIPGDLLGAIVAEFLEADAVSVPISANPVLEEWLGAHGIRVRRTRIGSPYVIEAMQELLADGHRRVMAWEANGGFLLGCDIEFGGGVLKALPTRDATLPLLCVLAAAKRREGGLLGLLEAFPPCYGKSDLIDDFPQAESRRIVEYFTPEDARIKELRFEEDGIALFDAEGNRIGFWPEGSPEAQTWEAKKRLLESVFRPEDGFAPVVKLNVLDGVRCYFANGEIAHVRPSGNAPQLRIYAFADLRDRAREIAALAVAEPDGLLRRLARRVAAA